The genomic DNA TTGACATCGGGCAGGAATCTTCGTCTAACAACTTCCGCCACGTCTATTGCTCTGCAGATGGATTTGCCGCGTGCTTTGATGCTGACTTCTTTTGCTCCGCCGTGGAAGAATGTGATGCATGCAAGAACGTAATTCATTATCGGTTTTTTCCCGATTAACACCGCGTTAATTTCAGACATCGCTCTTCGCTAACTCCTAGTACTTAAATGGGCTTCACTAGAGCTTTTTTCGGGTAATAAATAGATTGTGGTGTGACCTTTCATTTTTGTCTGAAAGACACTTTTAAAAAAAAATCTACCGGCTGTAGTCTCTTCCTTCAATTTTTTTGCTTGGCATTTTTCCTGCTTCGGCGATTTGGGGCAGAGGAATCGGTGGAGGAATATTTAGGGTTCGGGAAACAATAACGGATTCGATGAAAACCATGTTGGAAATGGATTGAATCACTATTGGCGGCGGGGTTCTCTTTTGCTCGAATTCTTTGAGGGTTTTTTCGAGTTCTTCCTTATCACCCATAACTATAGCGCTGCCTTTGAGGCTCATCTGCGCCACTGAAGGGTTGTAACCTATGGATAAAACAAAGGGAACTTCCAAAGAGTCATCGGTTTTTTTCTCCATACCGATAACGTTAATGTTAGTGTTAATTTGAATGGGCGGGATAGGCTTTCTGATATCCCAGAAACGCTCTGCTGAAACGCTTGTTACTAATACGTTGACTCGTAGCATAGCTAATCATCAGAGAAACAGTACGGTTAGCAGAATTTAAAACTGCTTATTTCTGCTTGTAGCGGGTGAAGCCGCAGTGACCGCAAGTGTACCTGTTATGGTGGTCTGCCATGAAGTATCCTGGTCCGCAACGTTCACAGGTTGGACGTGCCTTTGTAACTTTGCTGCCTTCAACTTTGTACATTGTATGAATGCCGTCAGCGCCTTTTTGGGCTTTGGCTTTTGCTGGTGCTGCTTTAGCATCTGCTTGTGATGGCTTTTTTGACATTATGCATTCTCCTCTTTGGGCTTTGG from Candidatus Bathyarchaeota archaeon includes the following:
- the albA gene encoding DNA-binding protein Alba, yielding MSEINAVLIGKKPIMNYVLACITFFHGGAKEVSIKARGKSICRAIDVAEVVRRRFLPDVKVKSISIATEQVQHEESDQLSNISSIEITLKR
- a CDS encoding 30S ribosomal protein S27ae, which encodes MSKKPSQADAKAAPAKAKAQKGADGIHTMYKVEGSKVTKARPTCERCGPGYFMADHHNRYTCGHCGFTRYKQK